In the genome of Microaerobacter geothermalis, one region contains:
- a CDS encoding DUF3870 domain-containing protein: MFSREIYFIAGYARLPQGMAAKNVFDSLTITAEVEKKYGVILEVSCTLVTDHGRKFIAQILRGHSLKDGIEEPIQLIQSYYKGKAQHALIAALKDLYAQYQLI; the protein is encoded by the coding sequence ATGTTTTCCCGTGAGATTTATTTTATAGCTGGATATGCCAGATTACCCCAAGGGATGGCGGCAAAAAATGTGTTTGATTCCCTCACCATAACGGCTGAAGTGGAGAAGAAATACGGCGTCATTCTGGAGGTTTCCTGCACATTGGTGACGGATCACGGTCGAAAATTTATTGCTCAGATATTAAGGGGACACAGTTTAAAGGATGGAATTGAAGAACCCATTCAACTTATCCAATCTTATTATAAAGGAAAAGCGCAGCATGCCTTGATTGCCGCCCTGAAGGACTTATATGCACAGTATCAATTGATTTGA